The segment GTTGGATCTTGTTGGGATATTTTTAAAAGTGTGGAAATTATTGTGCTAGTTGTTGTTTTGCCGTGACTCCCTGCTACAAGAATTGATTCTTGGTTACTAATAAGTGAGGCTAAAACATCAGAACGATGAAGTATTGAAAGCCCAAGTTTTTCTGCTTCCAGTAATTCGAGGTTTGCTTTAGGTATCGCAGTGCTTACAACGATCGTTGGTAGTGTTTTAGTGGAATCACATAGTTTGTGGATATTTTCTGCTTGTTGGTTATAGAAAATTTGTGCACCATTTTTTTCTAATTCTTTAATGGCATTATTTTGCTTGAGGTCTGAGCCAGATATCGAAAAGCCTTTTTTTCTTAAAACCATTGCAATCGCTGACATACCAATGCCACCTATTCCTATGAAATGAAGATGGCTTGTTTCTTTTTGAATTCTTCTAAGGTTTTCAACGATTGAACCATAACGTTCCCTTGCTCTTAAGGCTCATTTTTTAAATTTTTTGAGTTGAATTTCTAGGTTTTACTGGTTTTTCGAGATGAATTTTGTAGAAAGCACGTAAAGAAGTAAAGAAATGCGCCGTATTTCTGTATGATCACAGGCCATTTCCCCTCCGATTTATAGCGGCTTTTAACATGACCTTACGTGTAGCGATTAATGGATTTGGCCGAATTGGTCGTAATTTCATGCGTTGTTGGTTGAGCAGAGGCTCAAATACAGGCTTGGAAGTAGTTGGTGTGAACGTCACTTCTGATCCAAAAACCAATGCTCATTTATTGAGGTATGACTCAATTCTGGGCGAGCTTAAAGATGCAGATATTGACTATGCAGATGATAAATTCATCATTAATGGAAAGGAAATCAAATGCTTCTCTGATAGGAATCCATTGAATTTGCCTTGGAAAGAATGGGATATTGACCTCGTTATTGAATCAACAGGTGTTTTTAACACTTATGAAGGAGCGAGCAAGCATCTTGCTATCGGTGCAAAAAAAGTTATTCTTACTGCCCCTGGCAAAGGAGAAGGTGTAGGAACTTTTGTTGTTGGGGTAAATGCCGATGAATACAATCACTCTGACTTTAATGTACTTAGTAACGCAAGTTGCACAACAAATTGCCTTGCACCGGTAGTTAAGGTTTTAGATCAAACTTTTGGGATTAATAAAGGTTTGATGACAACTATTCATAGTTATACAGGTGACCAAAGAATTCTTGATAATAGTCACAGAGATCTGCGAAGAGCTAGAGCCGCAGCGATGAATATTGTTCCAACTTCAACAGGAGCAGCTAAAGCAGTCGCTTTAGTTTATCCTCAAATGAAAGGGAAGTTGACAGGGATAGCAATGCGTGTACCTACTCCTAATGTTTCTGCTGTCGACATTGTTTTTGAAGCTGGTTGTGCAATTACTGCTGACAAAATTAATGCAGCAATGAAAACTGCTTCAGAAGGATCTATGAAGGGCATTATTAAATATGGAGACCTTCCATTAGTGTCAAGTGATTATGCTGGAACTAATGAATCTTCTATTGTTGATACTGCATTAACAATGTCTATTGGAGATAATATGGGTAAAGTAGTTGCTTGGTATGACAATGAATGGGGCTATAGCCAAAGGGTAGTAGATCTAGCTGAGATTGTTGCACAGCGTTGGAAGTAGTCTTTAATTATCTAGAGTAATTATTACTTTATTTGAAATGATTAAAACCTAAATAATTCTCTAGATTAATTTCTTTGTCATTATCCAAGACAATTTTAGGCTCTCCTTGGGTTATTTCCCCTAACAAGTGACCAGAGGGGACAATCTTTAGCCACTCTTCTGCCCACATAGGAGGCAAACTTAAAACCAATTCATAATCTTCTCCGCCATTGATGCACCATTGGTCCCATTGATTACCAATAGGCCACTGAGGGTGTCTAGGAAAGTTGTTTGAATTAAGTATTGCTTTGCAATTGCTGCTTTTGCAAACATTGTTGATTGCTTCTAGCAGACCATCACTGGTATCTATTCCAGCAGCTCTCCAAGGCAAAACCCTAGGTTTGCAGCTAATTAATTTTTGTAGTGCAATTATCGGGGGCACTGGTCTTTGATGTCTTTTGATAGCCTCATTTTTAAGTTCACTTGATAGCGCGTTTCTTTGTTTTATCTTTTCCTCAAGAAGGATTGCTAATCCAAGCCTGCTAAGTCCATGTGGTCCACTTGTTACAAGGTAGTCACCAGGTAAAGCATGGGCTCGGTGAAGGTGTAATGGACCAAGAGATCCTATTGCTGTTATAGCAATTACTTTCTCGCTCCCTTTAGATATATCTCCACCAATTAATTTGCCTCCGTATGTATTTAAGGCACTGCTAATCCCTTCATATACTCCATCAACCCATTCCCAGGGGGTTCTAGGAGGAAGTATTAGCCCAATGGTGACTCCTAGGATTTCATCAACCCCACTTGAGGCTAAATCAGACAAATTAACGGCTATTGCTTTCCAGCCAACATCTATTGCTGAAGTTGTCTTGTCGCTAAAGTGAACTTTGTCAACAAGCACATCTGTATTCACGATTAAATTGTTATTAGAAGTTTTGATTAAGGCAGTATCATTTTCTATTTGACCTTCATCCATAAATAGTTTTAAACGATTCAATATTTCTTGTTCGCCTATATCACAAATACATTCTTGAAAGTTTTTCTTGTTAACCATGAGCCTCTAGCTTTTCAATTCCATTCAGGACTTTGATTGACAGTATTTGATCATCTACGCCTAGCTTATTTAGCACTTCATTTCCTTCAACAACGTATCCAAAAGCTGAATTACGCCCATCTATTAAATTTCTTCCTGCAGGATTGAGTTCAGCTTCATACAAAAAGAAAAAGAATTGAGATGATCCATCATCTAGCGCGTCTTCAGAATGAGCCCAGCCTAATGTTCCTAGAGTTGCAAAGGGCAGCACAGGATTTGCTGTATACAATCCAAGCTCTTCAAATGTTGCGTTATAAATTGTTTCTGACTCACCTTCAACTTTGATTTCCAGTGGCACATGCCTTTCTTTTTTTGTTTCAGGATCTATATAGCCAATCTCATTTCCTTTTGGGTCTCCAGTCTGAAGGACAAAAAATTCTTCGGCTCGATTGATAGGTAGACCGTCATAAAAACCTTTGTTAGTTAGATCAATAAATGACCCAGCTGTAAGAGGAGCATTATATCCATCAATTACAGCAGTCATTTCCCCTTGAGTTGTTTTTATAGACACATCTGCTCGACCTAAAAGTCTAGGCAAATCATTAAATTTATCAGGTATTTCATATGGAAATTCCCCTGGGAGAAGAAGGGATTCTAGTTCTCCTATTTGTTCAAGTGATTGACGTCTTAAATTTATAAACTCTGCTTTATTTTTTTCGCTGGCTTGAACATTCAGGCTCTCAAGATTTTCTTTCAAAGATAAAAGAACGTTTTCTGCAGTTTGCTTCTTGCTTGAAGGTACTGATTGCAGTATTTGGTTTTTTCTATTATTTAACAAAAATTGACTTCTAGATGCAGCTTTGCTAATTGCAGGCCAACGTCCTCCTCTTACTAGGTCGCTTGTTTCTTCCAGGGTTCTTTGGATTTCTCTTAAGTCTTTTTGATTTATAGGTAGAGCGTTTCTCAAAATTGCATATGGGTCACTAATTCGATTCCCTTTGGGAAGTGCAGCAATTGCAGGTTTATCCCAAATGAATACGAATGGGATAAATAGTGTCAGAATTGCAAATAAGAGAATTTTTCTTGTCATGTGATGTTTCAGTCATGCATGACTTTCGCACAGTTCTATGATTACTTGTGATGATTAGCGGAAATGATTTCAAGTAACGACTTCCGGACCGGCACTACAATTGAATTAGATGGTGTTGTATGGCGTGTAGTTGAGTTTTTACATGTCAAGCCTGGAAAGGGATCAGCTTTTGTTAGGACAAAGTTGAAATCTGTTCAAAGTGGCAATGTGGTAGAAAAAACATTTAGAGCAGGAGAAACTGTGCCGCAGGCTATGCTCGAAAAAACAACTCTCCAGCATACTTATATGGAGTCAGGGGATTATGTTTTTATGGACATGAATAGTTATGAGGAAACTCGTTTGACAGCTGATCAAATTGGAGATAGCAGGAAGTATCTCAAGGAAGGTATGGAGGTTAATGTTGTGTCATGGAATGAAAA is part of the Prochlorococcus marinus str. MIT 0919 genome and harbors:
- the gap gene encoding type I glyceraldehyde-3-phosphate dehydrogenase; this encodes MTLRVAINGFGRIGRNFMRCWLSRGSNTGLEVVGVNVTSDPKTNAHLLRYDSILGELKDADIDYADDKFIINGKEIKCFSDRNPLNLPWKEWDIDLVIESTGVFNTYEGASKHLAIGAKKVILTAPGKGEGVGTFVVGVNADEYNHSDFNVLSNASCTTNCLAPVVKVLDQTFGINKGLMTTIHSYTGDQRILDNSHRDLRRARAAAMNIVPTSTGAAKAVALVYPQMKGKLTGIAMRVPTPNVSAVDIVFEAGCAITADKINAAMKTASEGSMKGIIKYGDLPLVSSDYAGTNESSIVDTALTMSIGDNMGKVVAWYDNEWGYSQRVVDLAEIVAQRWK
- the thiL gene encoding thiamine-phosphate kinase — encoded protein: MVNKKNFQECICDIGEQEILNRLKLFMDEGQIENDTALIKTSNNNLIVNTDVLVDKVHFSDKTTSAIDVGWKAIAVNLSDLASSGVDEILGVTIGLILPPRTPWEWVDGVYEGISSALNTYGGKLIGGDISKGSEKVIAITAIGSLGPLHLHRAHALPGDYLVTSGPHGLSRLGLAILLEEKIKQRNALSSELKNEAIKRHQRPVPPIIALQKLISCKPRVLPWRAAGIDTSDGLLEAINNVCKSSNCKAILNSNNFPRHPQWPIGNQWDQWCINGGEDYELVLSLPPMWAEEWLKIVPSGHLLGEITQGEPKIVLDNDKEINLENYLGFNHFK
- a CDS encoding peptidylprolyl isomerase → MTRKILLFAILTLFIPFVFIWDKPAIAALPKGNRISDPYAILRNALPINQKDLREIQRTLEETSDLVRGGRWPAISKAASRSQFLLNNRKNQILQSVPSSKKQTAENVLLSLKENLESLNVQASEKNKAEFINLRRQSLEQIGELESLLLPGEFPYEIPDKFNDLPRLLGRADVSIKTTQGEMTAVIDGYNAPLTAGSFIDLTNKGFYDGLPINRAEEFFVLQTGDPKGNEIGYIDPETKKERHVPLEIKVEGESETIYNATFEELGLYTANPVLPFATLGTLGWAHSEDALDDGSSQFFFFLYEAELNPAGRNLIDGRNSAFGYVVEGNEVLNKLGVDDQILSIKVLNGIEKLEAHG
- the efp gene encoding elongation factor P, translating into MISSNDFRTGTTIELDGVVWRVVEFLHVKPGKGSAFVRTKLKSVQSGNVVEKTFRAGETVPQAMLEKTTLQHTYMESGDYVFMDMNSYEETRLTADQIGDSRKYLKEGMEVNVVSWNEKPLEVELPNSVVLQIKETDPGVKGDTATGGTKPAILETGAQVMVPLFISVGEKIKVDTRNDSYLGRENS